From one Salinibacterium hongtaonis genomic stretch:
- a CDS encoding sensor histidine kinase has product MNSWTLRRRLVVAIVGLLAAASLIIGLVSVLALRGFLMDRLDSQLASATGRSQNAANGYDGGAPAPAPDDGLGPSSLRFGVQGPLTVTGIVFTDVVRAGIVTQSGDIALLDEAQSAELLNVPVDGEPVTITLGDLGQYRAAGQQIGPETTLVTALPLGEVTETVSRLIAVIAIVAIIVLVVAAVVGHAVVRLALRPLDRVAATATAVSALPLDRGEVALAERVAPQDADPSTEVGRVGSAINRMLDHVASALAARQASENRVRRFVADASHELRTPLTSIRGYAELTRRFNQELPPEVVHSIGRVESEAVRMSTLVEDLLLLARLDEGRDLELAETDLTRVVIDAVSDARAAGADHEWSLDLPEDPVLVIGDANRLHQVLANLLSNARMHTPAGTHVITTLVVDDSDAVVTVADNGPGIPEALQSHLFERFSRGDGSRSRASGSTGLGLAIVKAVVEGHGGSVAVKSAPGNTVFTVRLPLATDAS; this is encoded by the coding sequence ATGAACTCCTGGACACTGAGGCGAAGGCTTGTCGTCGCAATCGTTGGGCTGCTTGCTGCGGCGAGCCTCATCATCGGCCTCGTGAGCGTGCTTGCCCTTCGCGGGTTTCTGATGGACCGACTCGACTCTCAGCTCGCCTCGGCAACCGGGCGCAGCCAGAATGCGGCGAATGGGTACGACGGTGGAGCCCCTGCTCCGGCCCCGGATGACGGGTTGGGTCCGTCGTCGCTGCGATTTGGTGTGCAGGGGCCTCTCACCGTGACGGGCATCGTGTTCACCGACGTCGTGCGGGCGGGCATTGTGACCCAGAGCGGCGATATCGCGCTGCTCGACGAAGCACAAAGTGCCGAGTTGCTCAATGTTCCGGTCGATGGCGAGCCGGTGACCATAACGCTCGGCGACCTCGGCCAGTACCGTGCCGCCGGCCAGCAGATCGGGCCAGAAACCACGCTCGTCACGGCGCTGCCGCTGGGGGAGGTCACCGAGACCGTTTCCCGCCTAATTGCCGTGATCGCGATTGTTGCGATCATCGTGCTTGTCGTCGCCGCAGTCGTTGGTCACGCCGTGGTGCGCCTTGCGCTTCGACCGCTTGACCGGGTTGCGGCCACGGCCACTGCGGTGAGCGCGCTGCCCCTCGACCGGGGCGAAGTCGCGCTCGCCGAGCGAGTCGCGCCACAGGACGCAGACCCCTCGACGGAGGTCGGCAGGGTCGGATCTGCCATCAACCGGATGCTCGACCACGTAGCATCCGCCCTGGCCGCCCGTCAAGCGAGCGAGAACAGGGTGCGTCGTTTTGTCGCCGACGCGAGCCATGAGTTGCGCACCCCCCTCACCTCCATCAGGGGCTACGCCGAGCTCACTCGACGCTTCAATCAGGAGCTGCCGCCGGAGGTCGTGCACTCGATCGGCCGGGTCGAGTCGGAAGCGGTGCGCATGTCGACTCTTGTGGAGGATTTGCTGTTGCTGGCGAGGCTCGACGAGGGTCGCGACCTTGAACTCGCGGAGACCGACCTCACCCGCGTGGTCATCGATGCGGTGAGCGATGCTCGGGCGGCCGGTGCCGATCACGAATGGTCGCTCGATTTGCCCGAAGACCCCGTGCTCGTCATCGGCGACGCCAACAGGCTGCACCAGGTGCTCGCCAACCTGCTCTCCAATGCGCGCATGCATACGCCTGCGGGGACTCACGTGATCACGACGCTCGTCGTCGACGATTCGGATGCCGTGGTGACGGTCGCCGACAACGGTCCCGGAATCCCCGAGGCGCTTCAGTCGCACCTGTTCGAGCGCTTCTCTCGCGGCGACGGCTCGCGCTCCCGGGCTTCGGGCAGCACAGGGTTGGGGCTCGCGATCGTCAAGGCCGTCGTAGAAGGGCACGGCGGCTCGGTCGCGGTGAAGAGCGCCCCCGGCAACACGGTGTTCACCGTGCGACTGCCTCTCGCGACGGATGCTTCCTAG
- the rplJ gene encoding 50S ribosomal protein L10, translating to MANKEASVAELTELFRNSSAVLLTEYRGLTVAQLKQLRTNIREHASYAVVKNTLTKIAANEAGISSFDDELTGPSAIAFVHGDPVAVAKGLRDFAKANPLLVIKGGYFDGNPLTAAEVIKLAELESREVLLGKLAGAFKASLFGAAYMFNAPLAQAVRTVDALREKQESAN from the coding sequence ATGGCGAACAAGGAAGCTTCGGTCGCCGAGCTTACGGAACTTTTCCGTAACTCGAGCGCCGTACTGCTCACCGAGTACCGCGGGCTTACGGTCGCTCAGCTCAAGCAGCTGCGCACGAACATCCGTGAGCACGCGTCTTACGCCGTGGTGAAGAACACGCTGACCAAGATTGCGGCCAACGAGGCCGGTATCTCGTCGTTCGACGACGAGCTGACCGGTCCCTCCGCTATCGCTTTCGTGCACGGTGACCCTGTCGCCGTTGCGAAGGGTCTGCGCGACTTCGCCAAGGCAAACCCTCTGCTGGTCATCAAGGGGGGTTACTTCGACGGTAACCCGCTGACCGCCGCCGAGGTCATCAAGCTGGCCGAGCTCGAGTCGCGGGAGGTGCTGCTGGGCAAGCTTGCCGGCGCCTTCAAGGCTTCGCTGTTCGGTGCCGCGTACATGTTCAATGCGCCGCTCGCGCAGGCGGTTCGCACCGTCGACGCGTTGCGCGAAAAGCAGGAGTCCGCGAACTAG